The Pseudomonas azotoformans genome has a segment encoding these proteins:
- the cysQ gene encoding 3'(2'),5'-bisphosphate nucleotidase CysQ yields the protein MSELFLGHPFIAPVIELARQAGEVILPYWRADVAVTSKADDSPVTAADLAAHHLILAGLTALDPSIPVLSEEDADIDQSVRAGWQRWWLVDPLDGTKEFIAGSEEFTVNIALIEQGRVVFGVVSMPTSGRCYFGGAGLGAWRSDVNEAPKQIQVREAPAAGESFTVVASRRHSSPEQERLLDGLSEGLGALKLANIGSSLKFCLLAEGSADCYPRLAPTSQWDTAAAQGVLEGAGGEVLELSGEPFSYPARASLLNPFFLALPAKAAWRERLLTLARS from the coding sequence ATGAGCGAACTGTTTTTAGGCCACCCGTTTATTGCCCCTGTGATCGAACTGGCTCGTCAGGCCGGTGAAGTGATTTTGCCGTACTGGCGTGCTGACGTGGCCGTGACCTCCAAGGCTGATGATTCGCCCGTGACGGCAGCGGATCTGGCCGCTCATCACCTGATCCTGGCCGGCCTGACCGCGCTGGACCCGAGCATTCCGGTGTTGTCCGAGGAAGACGCCGACATCGACCAGAGCGTGCGCGCCGGCTGGCAGCGCTGGTGGTTGGTGGACCCATTGGACGGTACCAAGGAATTTATCGCCGGCAGCGAAGAATTCACCGTGAACATCGCCCTGATCGAGCAAGGCCGCGTGGTGTTCGGCGTGGTGTCGATGCCCACCAGCGGCCGTTGTTACTTCGGTGGCGCTGGCCTGGGCGCCTGGCGCTCGGATGTGAATGAAGCACCCAAGCAGATCCAGGTGCGCGAGGCACCCGCAGCAGGTGAGTCGTTTACCGTGGTGGCCAGCCGTCGGCATTCCAGCCCTGAGCAGGAGCGTTTGCTGGACGGCTTGAGCGAGGGCCTGGGCGCATTGAAGCTGGCGAATATCGGCAGCTCGTTGAAGTTCTGCCTGTTGGCTGAAGGCAGTGCCGATTGCTACCCGCGACTGGCGCCGACTTCCCAGTGGGACACGGCGGCCGCCCAAGGTGTACTGGAAGGGGCGGGAGGCGAGGTGTTGGAGTTGAGCGGTGAACCGTTCAGCTATCCGGCGCGGGCATCGTTGTTGAATCCGTTCTTTCTGGCGTTGCCGGCGAAGGCGGCTTGGCGTGAGCGGTTGCTGACGCTGGCCCGTTCCTGA
- a CDS encoding YiiD C-terminal domain-containing protein: MNRDSRYLESILHHDIPLTREMGLKVLDWKQGRLELHLPLQANINHKSTMFGGSLYCGAVLAGWGWLHLQLREEGIEDGHIVIQEGQISYPLPVTRDATAICTAPEEKVWQRFLATYKRYGRARLTLETWIVNEGSEERAVAFTGQYVLHR; this comes from the coding sequence ATGAACCGCGACAGCCGTTACCTGGAATCCATCCTGCACCACGACATCCCCCTCACCCGGGAAATGGGCCTCAAGGTGCTCGACTGGAAACAGGGGCGGCTGGAACTGCATCTGCCCTTGCAAGCCAACATCAACCACAAAAGCACCATGTTCGGCGGAAGTTTATATTGCGGCGCGGTACTGGCGGGCTGGGGCTGGCTGCACTTGCAGTTGCGGGAAGAAGGGATTGAGGACGGGCATATTGTGATTCAGGAAGGACAGATCAGCTATCCGCTGCCGGTCACGCGGGATGCGACCGCGATTTGCACAGCACCCGAGGAAAAGGTGTGGCAGCGGTTCCTGGCGACCTACAAGCGCTATGGCCGCGCGCGGTTGACGCTGGAGACGTGGATTGTGAATGAAGGTAGCGAAGAACGCGCCGTTGCCTTCACAGGCCAGTACGTCCTACACCGCTAA